A genomic stretch from Aedes albopictus strain Foshan chromosome 2, AalbF5, whole genome shotgun sequence includes:
- the LOC115262162 gene encoding gamma-aminobutyric acid type B receptor subunit 2-like produces MANLSHTRRRHSYSNVTTNDIFLHKLAEMNVTEPVSQFAPQTYDAVWAIALALRGAERTWTQVAHRNRTRLAHYDYTRFDIAQELLSQFDSLKFNGISGPVSFDGADRVGTTSFHQIQSGRLQLIAFYYPKNNSLDFGCPKCGMVEWESGQVPIAKRSLRLRVDTISPLAFYMVVVLSVVGIGISLLFLGLNLHFRKLKAIKLSSPKLSTITVTGCILVYMATILLGLDHSTLPWSSVTFSSICMARIYFLSAGFSLAFGSMFAKTFRVYRLFTHSAGGLCKDKILRDTQLISVIGALLLLDACVVSFWMAADPMERHLHNLSLEISATDRTVVFLPQVELCRSRHYESWLGTLYAYKGLLLLVGVYMAWQTRNVKIPALNDSQYIGISVYSVVITSASVVVLANLLYEKVTLAFVITAGFILISTTATLCLLFLPKLKDIFDKGEVYDPVIHSMGLKVECNTRRFVLDDRRELQFRVEVQNRVYKKEIEMLDAEIVRLEKLLNEKSSRSSSRSSDPNVKPLEMSDPSTTSGLPMLLLSVLPPIIPRASWPSVDPMLSPKKRNVTFSSQPRIELGRDRIGLSGYRSSSIEEGGGGVLNRIWNLFGPRMRNTTSVSTLGGLNLATVLPSKLTIFAEVDAEDEVSSMSDRRRSDVFTINQTSVEDLRLTGSEPKVNFMLPPVVVNRRSSIVPTLRERIKGSPRFPHRVCPTSSMSELAGERAKIGFLTVKSCEVLQRNNNDPKSKWKSMDSFSKNVEQC; encoded by the exons ACAAACGACATCTTCCTCCACAAGCTGGCCGAAATGAACGTGACCGAACCGGTGTCGCAATTCGCTCCCCAAACCTACGACGCGGTATGGGCGATCGCGTTGGCCTTACGTGGCGCAGAACGAACGTGGACACAGGTGGCCCACCGGAACCGTACCCGGTTGGCCCATTACGACTACACGCGGTTCGACATTGCCCAGGAACTGCTCAGCCAGTTCGACAGCCTGAAGTTCAACGGGATCTCCGGGCCGGTTTCGTTCGATGGAGCCGATCGCGTGGGAACCACTTCGTTCCATCAGATCCAAAGCGGACGGCTGCAGCTCATTGCGTTCTACTATCCGAAGAACAATTCGTTGGATTTCGGTTGCCCCAAGTGCGGTATGGTGGAGTGGGAATCTGGGCAGGTGCCGATCGCGAAGCGCAGTTTGAGGCTTCGAGTTGACACCATTTCTCCGCTGGCGTTCTACATGGTGGTTGTGTTGTCGGTGGTGGGAATTGGAATCTCGCTGTTGTTTCTTGGACTGAATCTACACTTCAGGAAACTCAA AGCGATCAAACTGTCCAGCCCAAAGCTGAGCACGATCACCGTTACCGGGTGTATACTAGTCTACATGGCCACGATACTACTGGGACTCGATCATTCAACGCTACCGTGGTCATCGGTGACCTTCTCGTCGATCTGCATGGCCAGAATCTACTTTCTGTCGGCTGGTTTCTCGCTCGCATTCGGATCGATGTTTGCGAAGACATTTCGAGTCTATCGACTGTTCACGCACAGCGCCGGGGGACTCTGTAAGGATAAGATCTTGAGGGATACTCAGTTGATCTCGGTGATCGGTGCATTGCTGCTGCTGGATGCCTGCGTTGTGTCGTTCTGGATGGCTGCGGATCCAATGGAGCGACATTTGCATAATCTGTCACTGGAGATCAGTGCTACCGACAGGACCGTGGTTTTCTTGCCGCAAGTCGAGCTGTGTCGATCGAGGCATTACGAGAGCTGGTTGGGAACGTTGTACGCATACAAAGGTCTCCTGTTGCTGGTGGGTGTCTACATGGCATGGCAGACTCGGAATGTGAAAATTCCGGCTTTAAACGATTCGCAGTACATTGGAATTTCAGTGTACAGCGTGGTGATCACCAGTGCAAGCGTTGTAGTCCTAGCCAATTTGTTGTACGAGAAAGTAACATTGGCGTTCGTGATCACGGCAGGTTTCATTCTGATCTCAACGACGGCAACGCTCTGCCTACTGTTTCTTCCGAAGCTGAAAGATATCTTCGATAAGGGCGAAGTGTACGATCCAGTTATCCACAGTATGGGACTCAAAGTGGAATGCAATACCCGGAGATTTGTGCTGGATGATCGTAGGGAGCTGCAGTTCCGAGTGGAGGTTCAAAACCGAGTGTACAAGAAAGAGATCGAGATGCTAGACGCGGAAATCGTTCGGTTAGAAAAACTCCTCAACGAAAAGTCTTCCAGATCTTCGTCGCGATCATCTGACCCGAACGTAAAACCCCTGGAAATGTCGGACCCCAGTACGACCAGTGGATTGCCAATGCTGCTACTGTCCGTGCTGCCCCCGATCATACCACGTGCGAGTTGGCCTTCCGTCGACCCTATGCTATCACCAAAGAAGCGAAACGTGACCTTCAGCTCTCAGCCGCGGATTGAACTGGGTCGCGATCGAATAGGCTTATCTGGATATCGATCTTCGAGTATAGAGGAAGGTGGAGGAGGTGTGCTAAACCGAATCTGGAACCTGTTTGGACCACGAATGCGCAATACTACGTCCGTTTCAACGCTTGGAGGTTTGAACTTAGCCACAGTCTTGCCTTCGAAACTCACGATCTTTGCGGAAGTGGACGCCGAAGATGAAGTGTCGTCTATGAGTGATCGTAGACGATCGGATGTTTTTACGATTAACCAGACATCCGTCGAAGACCTACGCTTGACAGGGTCCGAACCGAAAGTGAACTTCATGTTGCCTCCTGTTGTAGTGAATCGACGATCCTCGATCGTACCAACCCTTCGGGAGAGGATCAAAGGATCTCCCAGATTTCCGCACAGGGTTTGCCCGACCAGCAGCATGTCGGAATTGGCAGGCGAACGGGCGAAGATCGGGTTTCTAACGGTGAAGAGCTGCGAGGTTTTGCAACGTAACAATAACGATCCCAAATCGAAGTGGAAATCGATGGATTCTTTCTCGAAGAATGTCGAGCAGTGTTGA
- the LOC109411765 gene encoding embryonic polarity protein dorsal-like — CISTDVPQIVIIEQPQARSIRFRYACENRKGSFSPILGVSSSENHRSYPTVEIVGFQGRAKIVVHCVTVDTPPTHHPHKLVGHGGDYKDGVCVAYIGPETGMRFCLSNTGIQCVRKLQTREELQKRFLNYSNPYIAFPEDPAAINLNSLSLCFQAFLETKPDQFNYLLPPAISNVIYDKKSNPELKICHLSDSVAPANGGKKIILLCEKVDKNDIAIRFFKDIPPYTLWQAFGTFSIQDVHKQVAIVFLTPAYYDLFITAPVQVQVQLQQRSNGMISEPFEFSFHPVDNATPETGESSRTASYMTLSDNLSPQSSKRLPSFQSLQQQLHFSQSENRYSDAMKPLSVTQDRNPNGNQQRNVTDSDPYKFTIPMQNFRIQSRSNSRSEHEQGSSSDDTSNGGDSVNAEHSSDCDKTERDNLDYFPILTNPLESAETGSNVSLGNVLSPRDETSTSEEEQIEDFSDVEPILAQL, encoded by the exons TGTATTTCCACAGACGTACCACAAATTGTCATCATCGAGCAACCCCAAGCGCGGTCCATTCGTTTTCGCTATGCTTGTGAAAATCGGAAAGGCAGTTTCAGCCCGATCTTGGGAGTGTCATCTTCCGAAAACCATCGAAGCTATCCCACCGTTGAAATCGTCGGTTTTCAGGGGCGTGCCAAGATTGTGGTGCACTGCGTCACAGTTGACACACCTCCCACGCACCACCCACACAAACTGGTTGGACATGGAGGGGACTACAAGGATGGAGTATGCGTGGCCTACATTGGGCCGGAGACTGGCATGCGGTTCTGCCTGAGCAACACCGGCATCCAATGCGTTCGGAAGCTACAAACTCGCGAAGAACTGCAGAAAAGGTTCCTAAACTATTCGAATCCTTACATAG CGTTTCCCGAAGATCCTGCTGCCATCAACCTAAATTCACTGAGCTTATGTTTTCAAGCATTCCTGGAAACTAAGCCGGATCAATTCAACTACCTTCTACCGCCGGCAATATCCAACGTGATATATGACAAAAAATCAAACCCAGAACTAAAAATATGCCACTTGAGTGACTCTGTGGCACCAGCTAACGGTGGCAAGAAGATTATCCTTCTTTGCGAAAAAGTCGACAAAAACGACATCGCTATACGGTTTTTCAAGGACATACCGCCCTATACATTGTGGCAGGCGTTTGGAACATTTTCGATACAAGATGTGCACAAACAGGTTGCCATAGTATTTCTAACACCCGCGTACTATGATTTGTTCATAACGGCACCGGTACAG GTTCAGGTACAACTTCAACAACGTTCGAACGGAATGATTAGTGAACCGTTCGAATTTTCGTTTCATCCAGTTGATAATGCTACACCCGAAACAGGAGAAAGTTCACGTACAGCTAGTTATATGACACTTTCCGACAATCTTTCACCGCAGTCGTCAAAACGGCTGCCGTCCTTTCAATCTCTACAACAGCAACTACACTTCTCACAGTCAGAAAATCGTTACAGCGACGCAATGAAACCACTAAGCGTAACTCAAGACAGAAACCCTAATGGAAACCAACAACGGAACGTTACAGATTCGGACCCCTACAAGTTCACAATTCCGATGCAAAACTTTCGCATCCAATCACGATCGAATAGTCGTTCGGAACATGAACAAGGCAGCAGCAGTGACGACACTTCAAACGGTGGCGACAGTGTCAACGCAGAACACAGTAGTGATTGTGACAAGACCGAGCGTGATAATCTGGACTACTTTCCAATATTGACGAACCCACTAGAATCTGCAGAAACAGGCAGTAACGTATCGTTGGGCAATGTTCTATCACCAAGAGATGAAACTTCAACCAGCGAAGAGGAACAGATTGAAGATTTTTCGGATGTAGAACCGATATTAGCTCAGTTGTAA